The DNA segment ATCCCCTTCCATCGCGTAAATCTTTGCGATCACATAATGAGCTCGGACATTGGAGGGGGAATGATCTAAAATATCCCGAATGATTGCGCGAGCGTCGACATAGTTTCCCATTGCCGCCAAGGCTAGGGCTTTTTCAAATGCGTCTTTCTTGGTCTGGATTAGGAAGGATCCAAACGCAACAATCAGAATAATTCCAATAGCAACAAGAATGACGAAGATCATTTTTTTGTTTTTCTTTCAGGTTCCAGTTAGTAAATGGATAAAATCCTGGGATTCGAAACCGGGTATGACCCTATCTTGGGATAAAATCAAATCATTTTGCAGAAACAGAACCAGATGGGAAAAATAACTTACCTCAGATTTGCGTATTCTATCGTAAAACGCGATATTATAAACAGTATTCTTCATATCGGCTTTTCCGCGTTTTTTTGTTTTTTCATGATTTTCGGATTCTTCCTGCTGAGAATGGACAAAGCCCCTTCCAACCCTTCTAGTATCGAACTCTTCCGGAATTATCCACAGTTGGTTTTATTGCTGAGTTCCGCTGGATTGGTATTTATGGCGCTTACGAAAACCCTTCTCCGGACCGCGGACGCCGGAATCATGATGGCGGTCGGTGGAAATCGAATCGGAACCGTGCGTCTTTTGGTCGCGGAACTCTGGATTTTACACGGAGCCGGATTCTTATTTTCCGTTTTAGTAGGAATCGCATTCCCCCCTTGGATTTCCGAAGGTTCAAGCCTCTTGGATTTTGGAAAAGCGTTTCTGGTTTGTATTTCTTTGGTCTCAGGCATCGGGGCGATCATCGCCTTGATTCTCACCTTTTTGGATCCGTATCGATCGATTCGGAGGGGAAAATGATTCTACGTATCAACAATCTTTCGAGAGAATACGGAAAATCAAAAGCTGTAGACGGGGTTTCCTTTGATATGAATCAATCCGACTATGTCGCGATCGTCGGTCCCTCCGGTTCCGGTAAGACCACGTTGCTTTCGATGATCACGGGAATGCTCACGAGTAGCGCCGGAGAAATCTACTTTGATACCACCAAAGTAAGCGATATGAGTCACGGGACCCTAGCAAATTTCCGGGCGCGCAACATCGGACTGATCTTTCAGTTTTCGGAATTGCTTCCTCATTTGGATGTGGAAGAGAATATTCTACTTCCGGCTCTTCTTGTAGGAAAATTTAGTTCGAAAGAGTATCAGGAAAAATGCGAATATCTGATCCAGAGTCTAAACCTGGAATCTATACGAAAGAGCTATCCATCCAAACTTTCAGGAGGACAGATTCAGATGACCGCGATCGCAAGATCCTTGATCAACGAACCCGAGCTTCTCCTCGCGGACGAACCCTCCGGGGATTTGGATCCCGAAAATAGCGAACTCGTACGCAACCTTCTTTACGATTTCAACATGAGAGGTCTTACGATTCTATTAGTAACTCATGATATGAATCTCGCCTTTGACGCAAAAACGATTTATGAAATGAGAGAGGGAGCGTTTACCCGGGTGGTAAAATGAAATCCTATCTCGGGATCGATATCGGAGCGGGAAGTATCAAAGCCAGCCTGGTCACAAAAGACGGAAATATTCTCAAACAAACCTCAAGAACAACCGGAACCGATACAAACGAAATCCAGTTTCTAAAATCACTCGAAGAGATCGTTTCAGAGATAAAGGAATCTTCGATGATCGGAATCGGAATCGGAAGTCCGGGACCCATCGATTCCGAAAGGGGAATCCTAATTCAATCCGCAAACCTTCCTCTTCTCAAAGAAGTCGCGTTAGTCGATCATTTAAAAAAAAAATTTTCATACCCGGTCTACTACAACAACGACGCTAACCTCGCCGCCCTCGGAGAATACAGATTTGGTCTCGGAAAAGGATCCTCTAATCTGTTGATTCTTACGTTGGGAACCGGACTCGGCGGAGGCTGGATTTATCAGGGTAAATTGTTTAACGGATATAAAGGAAGCGGAATGGAAACCGGACACGTCACGTATTTAGCGGAAGGTCCCCACTGCGGTTGCGGCCAGAGAGGATGTACGGAAGCCTACTTCAGCGCGAGCGGATTTTTAAATCGATATCTTGAAACAACCGGACGCTCTCTTTCTTCCGCGGAAGAATTTTTTAAAAAGGTTCGAGAGACCGAACCAGCCGCGGTACGTTTGTTAAACGAAGGAATCGAAGCCCTCGCGCAACTCTGCAGGGGACTGATTCATACGATCAATCCGGAGAGAATCGTATTTACAGGGGGATTGATTTTATCCTGGGATCTATTCGGAAATTCCCTCACAAAAAGAATTCAAGAAATCATCTTTCCGGTTTTTCGAACTTACACTCAAATTTTACGCGGAGGGAACGTTTCCGGTGTCTTAGGCGCCGCCGCCCTCTGTATGGAGAATCATGAATGAACGATCCAAACTGCATATTCTGCAAAATCATCCGTAAGGAAATCCCCGCAAAGATCGCTTTTGAAGACGAAGAAATATTAGCGTTTCATGATATATCTCCGCAAGCCCCGGTTCATATCGTATTTATTCCGAAAAAACATATCGTATCTCTTGCGGAAACAACCAATCCTGATGCGACTCTTTTAGGAAACATTCTCGTTCGAATTCAAGAGACCGCAAAAACATTGGGCTTTTCCAAAAAGGGATATAGAGTGGTGAACAACACGGGAACCAACGGAGGACAGACCGTCTTCCATATTCATTTTCATCTTTTAGCAGAACGCCGACTCCAATGGCCGCCGGGCTAAGACCAAGGAAACCACATTGAAACGCATATTATTCGGAACCGTAGTCAGCATTATCGCGCTCGGATTTTTATTTTCAAAACTGGATCTCGGGGAATTTACCCAAATCCAGGAACGTTGGGAACCGATTTATCTGATTCCGTTCTGTATTTCCAGCGCTTGGGGTCTTCTTTTGTTTTCCTGGAGATGGCATCTTCTTATGGGAAAACAAATTCAATTCCGTTATGCGCTCTTTGCCTCCTTTATCGGCGTAGGGGCCAATATGTTTCTTCCCGCACGCGGGGGGGATATTTTCCGACTTTATTTTTGTAAAAAAGAATCGGAATTGCAATATCCGACTCTTGTGACCGCTCTCTTTATCGAAAAAGTTTTGGATTTTTCTTTTATATTCTCCGCCGGTCTTTGCGCTCTGATGTTTTTGGGAATCAAAGACGAAAGTAGCAATTCGTTTTTTATTGTATCCTCTTTGATCATAGTTGGAATTTTCGTAGGACTCGTCGCGATTCGATTCTTAAACGATAAAATCATATCCGTTCTTGCGTGGGCCGCGGGACTGCTCGGAAAAAAAGAATGGTTTTTAAACAAGTTGGCGCACTACATCCGCGAACTCGGTGAATTTTTAGTTTTGAAAAAATTTATCCTCCCTGCGGTTCTAACCGCATTCACATGGTTGATCGGATACGCTCTGAGTTACGGGGTATTGCTCAAATTGGTCGGAATTCCAATGAGCTACGCGGGAATCGTATTTATCATGTTTGCCGGTGCCGTAGGAGTCATGGTTCCCTCCGCGCCTTCCGGCGCGGGGGTATTTCACGCATCGGTGACCTCTTCCTTCGTCTTGATGGGAAGAAAAGCATCCGAAGGATTGTTCTACGCAACGACGGTTCACTTAGCTCAGTTCATTTTGCAGAGCGTGTTCGCGATCATTCTTTATATCTACTGGATCTTTGACCGAAGAAAACGCGGTCTCGGAAAAGCCGAATTCTCTCTCAAAGAATCCGAAGTTATCGAAACCGAAAGTTAAACATTAAAATCTTCTGATACAATGTGTTTTCCCCGCTTCGCATAACGTATAAAAAGAAACCCGACCGTTCACAGTCATTCGCAAACCATAAGATTCCGAAGAATGACTGTGAACGGTCGGGCTTTGTCAGAATCAAAACTGATTCGAATTCTTAAATCTATTTAGACAACAACTGACACGCTTCCGATTTCTGGAGCGAGTTGTTCGGTGACATCATTTCAGTACAGGTGATTTTTTCGATCAAACCAAGACATTCTTTTGCTGCGGCGACCTTTTCGGGAGTTGCATCCTTCCATTGATCTTCTTCCGATGTACCGTTTTTCGCTCTTTGAGCCGCGGCGCTTTCTTCCATGGATTTCAGACAAGCCTCTTTGGATAAAAGCATAGGAGGGATGAATTTTTTCTGAGCTTCCGGCATTTTGCTAAATTGTTCTTTGGTGCATTCTACCGTTTTACCACAGGTGACCTCCTTGGACTTTTGAACCAATTCCTTCATATCGGCCGCGGGATTTGAGGAACCCTTTCCACAATCGATTGCGAAAGACATCATAGAGACGAAAACTAACAAACTTAAATTTTTGAAATTCATAACCCTTTCCTTTTAAAATGGAAAAGAATGAATTTTCCGTTTATTTTGAAAATAAATAATTTTAGAAATCTTTGATTTAGCGAAAACTTCTGCAAGTCAATCACACCGTATTTACCAAAGCTCTCCATTCCTCCGTTTTAAACAGTTTATGAACCGTTGCTTTTTGGCCAACTCCCTTGAGGGAGGCTTCGTGTCTTTCGGAATCATAACCGCTTTGATTCAATGTTTCTTGAATTCCCGGGGTGGAAAGAATGGGCTCGGTCACCCAAATTTCCCCCGCAGAAGCAAGAGACTGTACTCTTGCGGCGATGTTCACGCTTTGACCGAAATAATCCAATCTTTCGTCGTTGATAACGGCGAGCGCCGGACCTTCGTTTAAACCCACTTTCAAACCGATCTCGTGTCCGTGTTCTTTAAATTCCTCGTTCATCTGATCGATCCGAGTCATCATCTCCAATGCGGCGAACATTCCATCTCCGGGACTGGAAAACGTGGCCATGATCGCGTCCCCCATCGTTTTTACGATAGCACCGTTGAATTTTTTAACGGTTTCGGAAAGCAGTCTAAAATGTTCCTGAACCAATCGATACGCAAGTATATCCCCCGCCTTATCATACATCTCGGTGGAACCCC comes from the Leptospira sp. WS92.C1 genome and includes:
- a CDS encoding ABC transporter permease, yielding MGKITYLRFAYSIVKRDIINSILHIGFSAFFCFFMIFGFFLLRMDKAPSNPSSIELFRNYPQLVLLLSSAGLVFMALTKTLLRTADAGIMMAVGGNRIGTVRLLVAELWILHGAGFLFSVLVGIAFPPWISEGSSLLDFGKAFLVCISLVSGIGAIIALILTFLDPYRSIRRGK
- a CDS encoding ABC transporter ATP-binding protein, which gives rise to MILRINNLSREYGKSKAVDGVSFDMNQSDYVAIVGPSGSGKTTLLSMITGMLTSSAGEIYFDTTKVSDMSHGTLANFRARNIGLIFQFSELLPHLDVEENILLPALLVGKFSSKEYQEKCEYLIQSLNLESIRKSYPSKLSGGQIQMTAIARSLINEPELLLADEPSGDLDPENSELVRNLLYDFNMRGLTILLVTHDMNLAFDAKTIYEMREGAFTRVVK
- a CDS encoding ROK family protein, which gives rise to MKSYLGIDIGAGSIKASLVTKDGNILKQTSRTTGTDTNEIQFLKSLEEIVSEIKESSMIGIGIGSPGPIDSERGILIQSANLPLLKEVALVDHLKKKFSYPVYYNNDANLAALGEYRFGLGKGSSNLLILTLGTGLGGGWIYQGKLFNGYKGSGMETGHVTYLAEGPHCGCGQRGCTEAYFSASGFLNRYLETTGRSLSSAEEFFKKVRETEPAAVRLLNEGIEALAQLCRGLIHTINPERIVFTGGLILSWDLFGNSLTKRIQEIIFPVFRTYTQILRGGNVSGVLGAAALCMENHE
- a CDS encoding histidine triad nucleotide-binding protein, whose amino-acid sequence is MNDPNCIFCKIIRKEIPAKIAFEDEEILAFHDISPQAPVHIVFIPKKHIVSLAETTNPDATLLGNILVRIQETAKTLGFSKKGYRVVNNTGTNGGQTVFHIHFHLLAERRLQWPPG
- a CDS encoding lysylphosphatidylglycerol synthase transmembrane domain-containing protein; the encoded protein is MKRILFGTVVSIIALGFLFSKLDLGEFTQIQERWEPIYLIPFCISSAWGLLLFSWRWHLLMGKQIQFRYALFASFIGVGANMFLPARGGDIFRLYFCKKESELQYPTLVTALFIEKVLDFSFIFSAGLCALMFLGIKDESSNSFFIVSSLIIVGIFVGLVAIRFLNDKIISVLAWAAGLLGKKEWFLNKLAHYIRELGEFLVLKKFILPAVLTAFTWLIGYALSYGVLLKLVGIPMSYAGIVFIMFAGAVGVMVPSAPSGAGVFHASVTSSFVLMGRKASEGLFYATTVHLAQFILQSVFAIILYIYWIFDRRKRGLGKAEFSLKESEVIETES